One genomic window of Magnolia sinica isolate HGM2019 chromosome 3, MsV1, whole genome shotgun sequence includes the following:
- the LOC131241463 gene encoding uncharacterized protein LOC131241463, with product MSKISSANRGKLEVNHITGSKSFVQLRRDMRDSVTGQEPGPVDFYRETHCRQATGSWVHPTASENWAAMDAIRSQPTPDGTQRSEPEILSEVLGTRSGYVRGLGHGAKLMAPARVASSRSVAGESAIRRADIAEKEVQHLRGAVDEIKDQLARQREEHERQKEE from the exons atgAGCAAAATAAGTTCTGCGAACAGGGGAAAGTTGGAAGTGAACCATAtaactggttcaaagtcatttgtacaactTCGTCGCGACATG cgagattccgtcactggacaggagcccggaccagtagacttctacagaGAGACTCATTGTCggcaggcgacgggatcttgggtacatcctacagccagcgagaattgg GCGGCGATGGACGccatacgcagtcagcccactccagatggtactcagcggagtgagccagagatcctgagcgaggtgcttggcacacgttctggatatgtgcgtgggcttggccatggtgccaagctcatggcacccgctagagttGCATCCAGCCGATCCGTCGCTGGCGAGAGCGCCAtacgccgagctgatatcgcAGAGAAAGAGGTTCAACATCTACGGGGCGCCGTCGATGAGATCAAAGACcaactggcgaggcagagggaggagcatgaGAGGCAGAAGGAGGAgtag
- the LOC131241464 gene encoding uncharacterized protein LOC131241464, giving the protein MAPGRRRRSGTGSTPSTRDAAETASPSHVASQASDPSIVHTPSTASSSTSRRGRGPTRGLVLQKLTREGRVTVEFPQDCLRPVGDNARLFTSEVGVLCRSLIPTTTPRWVDVTDDVRQHIRQRLTVKFSKLNFIL; this is encoded by the exons ATGGCACCAGGTAGGAGACGTCGTTCgggcactggatctaccccttccacccGTGATGCGGCGGAGACAGcatcgccgtcacatgttgcatcacaGGCATCTGATCCATCAATCGTTCATACACCaagcactgcat CATCGTCGACtagccgacgaggacgtggacccacgcgtgggttagttttacagaaacttacgcgtgagggtagggtgacagtagagttcccacaggactgccttagacctgttggggacaatgccaggttgtttacatcggaggtcggtgtcttatgtcGATCTCTGATCCCTACCACCACCCCCCGTTGggtagacgtgacagatgatgtgcggcagcacatccgtcagcgccttacggtaaaatttagtaaattaaattttattttgtaa